In Paraflavitalea devenefica, the following are encoded in one genomic region:
- a CDS encoding DNA-3-methyladenine glycosylase: MKKLDQHFYNRTDVLKIAKELLGKIIVTTFDGQLTSGRIVETEAYAGVGDRASHAWGGRRTNRTEIMYGIGGTAYVYLCYGLHQMFNVVTNQLGIPHAILVRAVEPVTGIDIMLQRTRKKRLDNTLTKGPGNVAKALGIFTRHTGLSLLDDDLFITDDGFRVKKNDIVATPRIGVDYAGEDAALPYRFIIQGNPYVSGKKIGLVKK; the protein is encoded by the coding sequence ATGAAAAAACTGGACCAGCATTTTTACAACCGTACCGATGTGCTGAAAATAGCCAAAGAATTACTGGGGAAGATCATTGTTACTACTTTCGATGGGCAGCTTACCTCCGGCCGCATCGTGGAAACGGAAGCGTATGCCGGGGTAGGAGACAGGGCTTCGCATGCCTGGGGTGGCCGCCGTACCAACCGGACGGAGATCATGTACGGCATAGGTGGCACCGCCTATGTATACCTGTGTTATGGCCTTCACCAGATGTTCAACGTTGTTACCAACCAGTTGGGCATTCCCCATGCTATCCTGGTGCGGGCAGTAGAGCCGGTAACAGGTATAGACATCATGTTGCAGCGCACCCGCAAAAAGCGGCTGGACAATACCCTTACCAAGGGTCCTGGTAATGTGGCGAAGGCGCTGGGTATCTTCACCCGTCATACTGGGCTTAGTTTATTGGACGACGACCTGTTCATTACAGATGACGGATTCCGCGTCAAGAAAAACGATATTGTAGCTACGCCCCGTATAGGTGTGGATTATGCCGGGGAAGATGCGGCCTTGCCCTACCGTTTTATCATACAGGGTAACCCGTATGTAAGCGGAAAGAAGATAGGGCTTGTGAAGAAATAG
- a CDS encoding helix-turn-helix transcriptional regulator — MNVHILSESEGNILLSNQEPTWLWEYKIPESRSLAASGAFGDLLLQETPGDQYAVWYNNYQIKRGDRLTIIREEPVYKLRFILNNSFNYYDFKTGALPMHERGYNLLYTPFVQEKISFKDKSYSNLEIHLSHDYLASFVTGFPHLSDWLRKTERRVPARLCKVNQIATINMMHCIHDLLNCPYTGELRKMHYDALVKELLIMVLHETATRPLKKIIRFTGKEVETLYALKNYLLTNMDKPLKLEQLAKIYDATPRTLKRRFFTLFGIKLYNFLLDIRMKQASMLLLETDTSIEHIAVLAGYQSFANFSTAFKKFYGHPPKYFRSR; from the coding sequence ATGAACGTCCATATCCTGTCCGAAAGTGAGGGTAATATCCTATTATCCAACCAGGAACCTACCTGGTTATGGGAGTATAAGATCCCTGAGTCGCGCAGCCTGGCTGCGTCCGGCGCCTTTGGTGACCTGTTATTGCAGGAAACACCGGGCGATCAATATGCTGTATGGTACAATAACTACCAGATAAAAAGGGGCGACCGCCTCACCATCATCCGGGAAGAGCCTGTTTACAAACTCCGGTTCATATTGAACAACAGCTTCAATTACTATGACTTTAAAACAGGTGCCCTACCCATGCATGAACGGGGATATAATTTATTATACACGCCATTTGTCCAGGAGAAAATAAGTTTTAAAGACAAATCGTACTCCAACCTGGAAATTCATCTTTCACACGATTACCTCGCTTCTTTTGTTACCGGTTTCCCGCATCTGTCTGACTGGTTGCGGAAAACAGAACGCCGTGTGCCGGCCCGCCTTTGTAAGGTCAATCAGATCGCTACCATTAACATGATGCATTGTATTCATGATCTGTTGAATTGCCCCTACACCGGGGAATTGCGTAAAATGCATTATGATGCTTTGGTAAAGGAATTGCTAATCATGGTATTGCATGAAACGGCCACCCGGCCGCTTAAGAAAATAATCAGGTTTACCGGTAAAGAAGTAGAAACCTTGTATGCCTTAAAAAACTACCTGCTCACCAACATGGATAAGCCATTAAAGCTGGAACAACTTGCCAAAATATATGATGCCACGCCACGTACCTTAAAAAGACGCTTCTTCACCTTATTTGGAATCAAGCTGTACAACTTCCTGCTGGACATACGGATGAAACAAGCCAGCATGCTCCTGCTGGAAACAGATACCTCCATAGAGCATATTGCTGTCCTGGCTGGTTACCAAAGTTTTGCCAATTTCTCCACCGCTTTTAAAAAGTTTTATGGCCATCCCCCTAAGTATTTCCGGAGCCGGTAA
- a CDS encoding PorP/SprF family type IX secretion system membrane protein, whose protein sequence is MRNLFILMAICLMLKTAAVTAQDPNFSQFFVSPLTLNPALTGKFNGNFRIAGNYRDQWPAISNAFITSTASFDAPILRNRISELDTWGVGVMAMTDRTANGILTTNSISLTTAYHKGLDEDGLHQLGIGFQGTYTNKRLDGTKLHFETELDSLGGWTNASGEAVDDQVINLNYFDFSAGVLYNGSTDGYNNFYLGVSAYHLNKPQESFTGIYYTLNPRFTVHAGGAIPIGDRSKTIYLSSLFSRQAAASNIVLGGAAGFNVNGDEENPTNFYAGLWTRFNNVNDAVIPYIGLEFGGFRLGASYDVNISSLKTASQSRGGIEISLIYINLPPGNKGIPCPRF, encoded by the coding sequence ATGAGGAATTTATTTATACTGATGGCCATTTGCCTGATGCTGAAAACGGCCGCCGTTACAGCCCAGGACCCTAACTTTTCCCAATTTTTTGTTTCTCCCCTTACACTGAACCCCGCACTAACCGGTAAGTTCAATGGCAATTTCCGCATAGCCGGCAATTACAGGGACCAATGGCCCGCTATCAGCAATGCTTTTATTACTTCCACCGCCTCTTTCGATGCGCCGATTCTGAGGAATCGCATATCCGAGCTGGATACCTGGGGCGTAGGGGTGATGGCCATGACCGACAGGACTGCCAATGGCATTCTTACCACCAACTCTATTTCACTTACCACCGCTTATCATAAAGGACTGGACGAAGATGGCCTGCATCAGCTCGGCATTGGATTCCAGGGCACCTATACCAATAAAAGGCTGGATGGTACGAAACTGCATTTTGAGACTGAGCTAGACTCTTTGGGAGGCTGGACAAACGCCAGCGGTGAGGCAGTTGATGACCAGGTGATCAACCTGAATTATTTTGATTTCAGCGCAGGCGTACTGTATAATGGTTCTACTGATGGATATAATAACTTTTATTTAGGGGTATCTGCTTACCACCTCAATAAGCCCCAGGAAAGCTTTACCGGTATTTACTATACGTTGAATCCACGCTTCACCGTACATGCCGGTGGTGCTATCCCGATAGGTGACCGCAGTAAAACGATTTACCTGAGCTCCCTGTTCAGCCGGCAGGCGGCAGCCAGCAACATTGTATTGGGCGGCGCTGCAGGCTTCAACGTAAATGGGGATGAAGAGAACCCAACAAATTTTTATGCCGGTCTATGGACACGTTTCAATAATGTCAATGATGCCGTGATCCCTTATATTGGTCTTGAGTTTGGCGGCTTCCGCTTAGGCGCTTCTTATGATGTTAACATCTCCAGCCTTAAAACGGCTTCCCAAAGTCGTGGAGGTATTGAAATTTCCCTGATCTATATCAATTTGCCGCCGGGTAATAAAGGTATTCCCTGCCCGAGGTTCTAA
- a CDS encoding sensor histidine kinase: MATSPLSTFNNKLIFTGCWLTWSAVHVAIVLSRDLPWSIAITDAAVSNVLLAAICFLVSNNMRYYRPRKGRYWYLLLLCAAICGLWMLAVRYVLLELFGDEPLYVSFLETSLSVRFTIAILSTGCMALVSELWYTQEEYKETEQRSKAASELARDAELYKLRQQLQPHFLFNSLNSISALVTSRPEQARKMIQQLSDFLRGTLKKEEHQWITLEEELQHLQLYLEIEKVRFGHRLHTTISYDEATSASRIPHMLLQPVVENAIKFGLYDTTGEVTIGITATSTPEYLQITVQNPFDPETSSPRQGTGFGLSSVQRRLYLLFARNDLLSTTAEGDLFTTIVKIPH, from the coding sequence ATGGCTACATCGCCGCTAAGCACGTTTAATAATAAGCTGATCTTTACCGGCTGCTGGCTGACATGGTCTGCAGTACATGTAGCCATTGTGCTGAGCCGGGATCTGCCGTGGTCGATAGCCATTACCGACGCTGCTGTTTCCAATGTTTTGCTGGCCGCCATTTGTTTCCTGGTGAGTAATAATATGCGGTACTACCGGCCACGTAAGGGCCGGTATTGGTATTTGTTGCTGCTGTGCGCTGCCATCTGTGGTTTATGGATGTTGGCGGTAAGGTATGTGCTACTGGAGTTGTTTGGTGATGAACCGTTGTATGTTTCTTTTTTGGAGACATCTCTATCAGTACGTTTTACCATTGCCATACTGTCTACCGGCTGCATGGCGTTGGTAAGTGAGTTGTGGTATACCCAGGAAGAATATAAGGAAACAGAACAGCGGAGCAAAGCTGCTTCAGAACTGGCAAGGGATGCGGAACTGTATAAGCTGCGGCAACAGTTACAACCTCATTTCCTGTTCAATAGCCTCAATTCTATCAGTGCGTTGGTGACAAGCCGGCCTGAACAGGCCAGGAAGATGATCCAGCAGTTGTCGGATTTTTTACGGGGTACGCTGAAGAAGGAAGAACATCAATGGATTACGCTGGAAGAAGAACTGCAACACCTGCAGCTTTACCTGGAGATTGAGAAGGTACGTTTTGGTCACCGCCTGCATACAACGATCAGCTATGATGAAGCAACCTCAGCCAGCCGCATTCCGCACATGTTGTTGCAACCGGTTGTAGAAAATGCCATTAAATTTGGCCTTTATGACACTACGGGAGAAGTAACGATTGGTATAACTGCTACCAGTACTCCTGAATACCTGCAGATCACTGTTCAAAATCCATTTGACCCGGAGACCTCCTCTCCCCGGCAGGGAACGGGATTTGGATTGAGTTCTGTACAAAGGCGGTTATACCTGTTGTTTGCACGCAATGATCTGTTGAGTACGACGGCTGAAGGAGATTTATTTACTACCATTGTTAAAATACCACACTGA
- a CDS encoding LytR/AlgR family response regulator transcription factor — translation MIKALIIDDEPLARSIIREYLQVHDFIRVVQECNDGFEGVKAIQQHQPQLIFLDIQMPKINGFEMLELIEEPPAIIFTTAFDEYAIRAFERHAVDYLLKPFSQERFDKAILKWTEQRQPNTPSPAPLLETASLSPQQSQRIVVKTGGRIRIIPIEEVHYLEAADDYVKIHTSDGNFLKNKTMGHFEQVLDGGQFVRTHRSYMVNIQRITRLDAHEKESWLALLTTGDRIPVSKAGYAKLKGVLGI, via the coding sequence ATGATCAAGGCACTTATTATAGACGATGAGCCATTGGCACGTTCCATTATCCGGGAGTATTTGCAGGTGCATGATTTTATTAGGGTGGTACAGGAATGCAATGATGGTTTTGAGGGCGTTAAAGCGATTCAGCAGCATCAGCCACAACTGATTTTCCTGGATATACAGATGCCCAAGATCAATGGCTTTGAAATGCTGGAGCTGATAGAAGAACCGCCCGCCATTATTTTCACGACGGCTTTTGATGAGTATGCGATCAGGGCTTTTGAGCGCCATGCGGTTGATTACCTGCTGAAGCCCTTTAGCCAGGAAAGGTTTGACAAAGCGATCCTGAAATGGACAGAGCAACGCCAGCCCAATACACCCTCTCCTGCCCCATTGCTGGAAACAGCCTCGCTTTCACCGCAGCAGAGCCAGCGGATTGTAGTGAAGACAGGAGGAAGGATCAGGATTATTCCTATAGAAGAGGTGCATTACCTGGAGGCGGCAGATGATTATGTAAAGATCCATACCTCAGACGGTAATTTCCTGAAGAATAAAACGATGGGGCATTTTGAGCAGGTGCTGGATGGTGGTCAGTTTGTACGAACCCACCGGTCGTATATGGTCAATATACAACGGATCACACGGCTGGATGCCCATGAAAAAGAAAGCTGGCTGGCATTGCTGACAACAGGCGATCGCATACCGGTGAGTAAAGCAGGTTATGCGAAATTGAAAGGAGTGCTGGGAATTTAG
- a CDS encoding GNAT family N-acetyltransferase has product MSTSFIFMPAAFQAKTGAVNSPADTRNINVVHKMLCKPVSYDAVQNVIYSHDFKTDQVIISLRLLCLSTDLPVIYNWLPWEYTRHLKKEAHVEHLQEIYSRIAGSGTAQSFMVMMNGTNLAQADVYQASADDISLQYAVKPGDYKLQFLIKPERLLIGNYSISAIQTTLEFFFSFQEVKRIVMQLDENEYLNNKMEKAGFIFHKKTTSRQKTSRLYTCTKESFLKTIQH; this is encoded by the coding sequence ATGTCCACCAGCTTTATTTTTATGCCCGCTGCTTTTCAGGCCAAAACAGGAGCAGTTAACAGCCCTGCTGATACCCGTAATATTAATGTGGTACATAAGATGCTGTGCAAGCCTGTTTCGTACGATGCAGTACAGAATGTTATTTACTCCCACGATTTTAAAACAGACCAGGTAATTATTTCCTTACGATTATTGTGTTTGTCCACCGACCTGCCGGTGATCTACAATTGGTTGCCTTGGGAATATACCCGGCACCTGAAAAAAGAAGCCCATGTAGAGCACCTGCAGGAGATCTATAGCCGGATTGCCGGATCGGGTACCGCACAATCGTTCATGGTGATGATGAATGGTACGAACCTGGCGCAGGCGGATGTTTACCAGGCCTCTGCTGACGATATCAGTTTACAATACGCCGTAAAGCCCGGGGATTACAAATTGCAGTTCCTGATTAAACCGGAACGGTTACTGATCGGCAATTATTCCATTTCTGCTATCCAAACGACCCTTGAATTTTTCTTTTCCTTCCAGGAGGTGAAACGCATTGTTATGCAGCTTGATGAAAATGAATACCTGAATAATAAGATGGAAAAAGCCGGATTTATATTTCATAAGAAGACTACTTCCCGGCAAAAAACATCACGCCTTTATACCTGTACAAAAGAAAGTTTTCTGAAGACAATACAGCATTAA
- a CDS encoding EI24 domain-containing protein, with amino-acid sequence MLKEIVIAIQSYFRAHRFISKHQLWKWILIPGVLYMILFVAGMIFFWASSGAAVTYLSHSLGIDRWLHRQSSGFLSFIFMMGEIMIRLLLVLFYFSLFKYLFLIIGSPLFAYLSEKTEAIISGKEFPFSWPQLLKDMMRGIKLALRNTLWQTVYSISLLILSFFPVIGWVTPVIVLFVECYYYGFSMLDYSCERHKLSPSESIEYIGKHKGLAIGNGMVFYLMHLLPIVGWVLAPAYAVIAATISLYYQNKEV; translated from the coding sequence TTGCTCAAAGAAATTGTTATAGCAATACAGTCCTATTTCAGGGCTCACAGGTTCATTTCCAAACACCAATTGTGGAAATGGATCCTTATTCCGGGCGTTCTGTACATGATCCTCTTCGTGGCGGGTATGATCTTCTTCTGGGCATCCTCGGGAGCTGCCGTTACCTACCTCAGCCATAGCCTGGGCATTGACCGCTGGCTGCATCGCCAGAGCAGCGGTTTCCTGAGCTTTATTTTTATGATGGGAGAGATTATGATCCGTCTTCTCCTGGTACTCTTTTATTTCTCCCTGTTTAAATACCTTTTTCTCATTATCGGCTCCCCGCTGTTTGCCTACCTCAGCGAAAAAACAGAAGCGATCATATCCGGCAAGGAATTCCCTTTTAGCTGGCCGCAGCTATTAAAAGATATGATGCGGGGTATTAAGCTGGCGCTGCGCAATACGTTGTGGCAAACGGTATACTCTATTTCATTACTGATCCTTTCCTTTTTCCCGGTAATAGGCTGGGTTACGCCTGTGATCGTTTTATTTGTAGAATGCTACTATTATGGCTTCTCTATGCTGGATTACAGTTGTGAACGCCATAAATTATCCCCTTCCGAGAGTATTGAATACATCGGTAAGCACAAAGGGCTGGCCATTGGCAACGGCATGGTATTTTACCTGATGCACCTGCTACCAATAGTAGGATGGGTGCTGGCGCCGGCCTATGCGGTTATAGCGGCTACTATTAGCTTGTATTATCAAAATAAAGAAGTCTAA
- the upp gene encoding uracil phosphoribosyltransferase, with amino-acid sequence MVINLSDQSSLVSQWISELRDIQVQTDRMRFRRNLERIGEIAAYEISKVLEYEEKEVQTPLGISVCDVLKEQPVLATILRAGLPLHQGLLNYFDKADNAFISAYRKHLRDGSFEISLEYVSCPELENRVVIISDSMLATGSSLVKTIQYLREEGHPREIHIVAAIACTVGIEYVQRSEPNVKLWCGAIDEELTAKGYIVPGLGDAGDLAFGTKVQM; translated from the coding sequence ATGGTAATCAATTTAAGCGACCAAAGTTCCCTGGTATCTCAATGGATCAGTGAACTGCGTGATATCCAGGTACAGACGGACAGGATGCGCTTTCGCCGTAACCTGGAACGCATTGGCGAAATAGCCGCTTACGAGATTAGTAAAGTGCTTGAATATGAAGAGAAAGAGGTGCAAACGCCGCTGGGTATCTCCGTATGCGATGTGTTGAAGGAACAACCTGTACTGGCTACCATCCTGCGCGCAGGCCTGCCCCTGCACCAGGGTCTGCTGAATTATTTTGATAAAGCCGACAATGCCTTTATTTCCGCCTACCGGAAGCATTTACGGGATGGATCATTTGAGATAAGTCTGGAATATGTTTCCTGCCCGGAACTGGAAAACCGGGTAGTGATTATTTCCGATTCCATGCTGGCTACCGGCTCTTCCCTGGTAAAAACGATCCAGTATTTACGGGAAGAGGGCCATCCGCGGGAGATCCATATTGTGGCCGCTATTGCCTGCACCGTTGGGATTGAATATGTTCAGCGCAGTGAGCCGAACGTCAAATTGTGGTGCGGGGCCATTGACGAAGAACTGACGGCCAAAGGATATATTGTTCCCGGATTGGGCGACGCAGGCGACCTGGCTTTTGGCACAAAGGTCCAAATGTAA
- a CDS encoding DUF4288 domain-containing protein: protein MSWFLAKIVYQIICGEGHHTPQFDEQLRLIEADDETTAFAKAQTIGELEQEMFFNQAQKLVQWKFINVSELYKISALIDGAELYSRVQESDNAASYIELVHKKAAHIRSNITHRFLELF, encoded by the coding sequence ATGAGTTGGTTCCTGGCTAAGATCGTTTACCAGATCATTTGCGGAGAAGGCCATCATACACCACAATTTGATGAGCAGTTAAGGCTTATTGAAGCAGATGATGAAACTACCGCTTTTGCCAAAGCACAAACCATTGGTGAGTTGGAGCAGGAGATGTTCTTTAACCAGGCGCAAAAGCTGGTACAATGGAAGTTTATTAATGTGAGTGAACTGTATAAGATCTCTGCTTTGATTGATGGTGCAGAACTTTATTCGAGGGTTCAGGAATCGGACAATGCGGCATCGTATATTGAACTGGTGCATAAGAAGGCCGCACATATCCGTTCAAATATTACACACCGGTTTTTAGAGCTGTTCTGA
- a CDS encoding anhydro-N-acetylmuramic acid kinase encodes MVYRVIGLMSGSSLDGLDIAFVEFHEQAGAWSYEIKATECYAYSAEWVEKLKKATSLNAADYQLLHTAYGHYTGQLVNAFIEEYGLDYQVQLIASHGHTTFHMPAQKMTAQLGDGAAVAAATGINVVSDLRAMDVALGGNGAPIVPIGEKLLLKDYPLFLNLGGIANVSCNLASHYIAYDVCPANRVLNMLANKAGKSFDEGGQMAAGGTLQPELLNILNALEYYHLPGPKSLANDFGTDVVFPLVTGSRFRIKDTWIQDSLRTYVEHIAVQVKNALSACLFSGHQPPAASDQPPYKLLVTGGGAHNTFLIDRLATLLREINIDVVVPDKKLIDYKEAIIMALIGVLRWREENNVLASVTGSLRNSIGGAVWIGQEA; translated from the coding sequence ATGGTATATCGTGTAATCGGGCTCATGAGTGGCAGTTCCCTGGATGGGTTGGATATTGCATTTGTTGAATTCCATGAGCAGGCCGGCGCCTGGAGCTATGAGATAAAGGCTACAGAATGCTACGCCTATAGCGCCGAGTGGGTAGAAAAACTGAAAAAAGCCACCTCGCTCAATGCCGCAGATTACCAGTTATTGCATACCGCCTATGGGCATTATACTGGTCAACTGGTCAATGCTTTTATAGAAGAATACGGGCTGGACTACCAGGTACAGCTCATTGCGTCGCACGGGCATACCACCTTTCACATGCCTGCCCAAAAAATGACGGCCCAATTGGGCGATGGCGCCGCCGTTGCTGCCGCCACCGGCATCAATGTTGTCAGCGATCTGCGGGCCATGGATGTGGCCCTCGGCGGAAATGGCGCCCCCATTGTGCCCATCGGGGAGAAATTGCTTCTGAAAGATTACCCCTTATTCCTCAATCTTGGAGGTATTGCCAATGTTTCCTGCAACCTTGCCAGCCATTATATCGCATACGATGTATGCCCTGCCAACCGCGTGCTTAACATGCTGGCCAATAAAGCTGGTAAATCATTCGACGAAGGCGGGCAAATGGCTGCCGGCGGAACGCTTCAGCCAGAGTTATTAAATATTCTTAATGCATTGGAGTATTATCACCTGCCCGGGCCTAAATCACTGGCCAATGACTTTGGTACCGATGTCGTATTTCCTCTGGTAACCGGTTCCCGGTTCAGGATAAAAGATACCTGGATACAGGATAGCCTCAGAACGTATGTAGAGCATATTGCCGTACAGGTTAAAAATGCGTTGAGCGCCTGTCTGTTTTCCGGCCACCAGCCACCGGCTGCCAGCGACCAACCTCCCTACAAACTGCTCGTCACCGGCGGTGGTGCCCATAATACCTTCCTCATTGACCGGTTAGCTACCTTATTGCGTGAAATCAATATTGACGTAGTGGTACCTGATAAAAAGCTGATAGATTATAAGGAAGCCATCATCATGGCATTGATCGGTGTGCTGCGCTGGCGCGAAGAGAATAATGTATTGGCATCAGTAACCGGTTCACTGCGTAACAGCATTGGCGGTGCGGTATGGATCGGTCAGGAGGCCTGA
- a CDS encoding SAM-dependent methyltransferase: MALFAPTVYLIPSFLHETATETIPAYVLTAVKECQVFFVENERSARRYLKTLWKEMVIDDYEWVVIHKAEEAVRATFRQYLKAGKNIGIISEAGCPGVADPGQLLVGVAHEAQALVRPLTGPSAILLALMGSGMNGQQFQFVGYLPIDTGHRIKTIRELEAESVRKQCTQLFIETPYRNNQLLETLLKACQPTTRLCIAADITASTEFIQTKTMADWKKSLPDLHKRPTIFCLLGGAAPKKY; the protein is encoded by the coding sequence ATGGCTTTATTTGCTCCCACTGTATACCTGATCCCTTCTTTTCTACATGAAACAGCTACAGAAACCATTCCGGCCTATGTGCTAACTGCCGTAAAGGAATGCCAGGTATTCTTCGTGGAAAATGAACGGAGCGCCAGGCGTTACCTGAAGACCCTTTGGAAAGAAATGGTGATTGATGATTATGAATGGGTGGTTATTCATAAGGCAGAAGAGGCGGTGCGTGCTACATTCCGCCAATACCTTAAGGCGGGCAAGAATATCGGGATCATCAGTGAGGCCGGTTGCCCGGGCGTAGCTGATCCTGGGCAGTTACTGGTAGGTGTAGCGCATGAAGCACAGGCATTGGTGAGGCCTTTAACAGGCCCCAGCGCTATCCTATTGGCATTGATGGGCAGCGGCATGAATGGCCAGCAGTTTCAATTTGTAGGCTACCTTCCCATTGATACCGGCCACCGCATAAAAACCATCCGTGAACTGGAAGCAGAGTCGGTCCGTAAACAATGCACACAACTGTTTATAGAAACGCCTTACCGTAATAATCAACTGCTGGAAACATTACTGAAAGCCTGTCAGCCAACTACCCGCCTGTGCATAGCAGCAGACATTACCGCCTCTACAGAGTTTATCCAGACAAAAACAATGGCCGATTGGAAGAAAAGCCTGCCGGACCTGCACAAAAGACCTACCATATTTTGTTTGTTGGGAGGCGCGGCGCCTAAAAAATATTAA
- a CDS encoding M28 family peptidase, whose translation MHITNKPFAVIHLLVLILSCSGSFAQKASSQEKKYFNLLRKHFVADNAYQTVAFVEQRWRIAGNTGFNESIFYVEKILQQAGFKKEVNGETDAILTYRIEKRPLQRPTWEPVNAQLFIVGEDKPLLEFTTNRNMLAMYSGSTPAAGITAELVDIGKATDKELGGKDLTGKIVLAEGGIGSVYTKAINKGALGALSYSLPGYTQPQKHINSIQFQGIRHEADSARRKWGILLSYAAREKLKAALAKGPVSVRVITHTKIYPSEELTIVANVRGSVKPDERFVFSAHVQEPGANDNATGVGTLAEMARLTAQLVQAKQIAPQRTITFLWGDEIVSTNRYIRDDSIRAKGIKWGLSLDMVGEDVQKTGGSFLIEKMPDPSAIWTRGNDKHSEWGGSPLKESDMFPHYFNDLLLNRCLQESKATGWIVNTNPFEGGSDHTPFLQAKIPGLLMWHFTDVFYHTDGDRLDMVSAEEMKHVGVSALVTAYLLAQANRHTAVALIKDLAENARQRLRTECGLSKAIIQQGGDAAREKHILDVWRDWYLTALDKTRDIAVKGANNRIDKAIKRAQQQVREEAAACIAQ comes from the coding sequence ATGCATATAACCAATAAACCTTTTGCAGTAATCCACTTGCTGGTACTAATCCTATCGTGTTCCGGATCATTTGCTCAAAAAGCATCTTCCCAGGAGAAGAAATATTTCAACCTCTTACGTAAACATTTTGTAGCGGACAATGCTTACCAAACCGTAGCATTTGTAGAGCAACGGTGGCGGATTGCCGGTAATACCGGTTTCAATGAAAGCATATTCTATGTAGAAAAAATACTGCAGCAGGCCGGGTTCAAAAAAGAGGTAAATGGGGAAACCGATGCCATCCTTACTTACCGCATTGAAAAGCGCCCTCTGCAAAGGCCTACCTGGGAGCCGGTGAATGCGCAACTATTTATTGTGGGCGAGGATAAACCATTGCTGGAGTTTACGACCAATCGTAACATGCTGGCCATGTATTCCGGCTCTACACCGGCGGCAGGTATTACAGCAGAATTGGTAGATATTGGAAAAGCCACTGATAAAGAGCTCGGAGGGAAAGACCTTACCGGGAAGATCGTATTGGCCGAAGGAGGAATAGGTAGTGTATACACGAAAGCCATCAATAAAGGAGCATTGGGCGCCTTGTCCTATTCCCTGCCGGGATATACACAACCACAAAAGCATATTAACTCCATACAATTCCAGGGCATCAGGCATGAGGCCGATTCTGCCCGGCGCAAATGGGGCATCCTTTTATCTTATGCAGCGCGGGAGAAATTAAAAGCTGCACTGGCCAAAGGTCCCGTTTCAGTGCGGGTAATCACCCATACAAAGATATATCCCTCCGAAGAGTTGACCATCGTAGCCAATGTGCGTGGGAGCGTAAAGCCCGATGAGCGTTTTGTATTCAGTGCGCATGTACAGGAGCCGGGCGCCAATGACAATGCCACCGGCGTAGGCACCCTGGCCGAAATGGCCCGCCTTACAGCGCAACTTGTGCAAGCAAAACAGATAGCTCCCCAACGTACGATCACGTTCTTATGGGGTGATGAGATCGTCTCTACCAACCGGTATATACGCGATGATTCCATCCGGGCAAAGGGTATAAAATGGGGGCTCAGCCTCGATATGGTAGGGGAGGATGTACAAAAAACAGGCGGTAGCTTCCTCATTGAAAAAATGCCCGATCCCTCAGCCATCTGGACAAGGGGCAATGATAAACACAGTGAATGGGGCGGCTCGCCATTAAAGGAATCAGACATGTTTCCCCATTACTTTAATGACCTGTTGCTGAACCGTTGCCTGCAGGAATCAAAAGCTACCGGATGGATAGTAAACACCAACCCTTTTGAAGGAGGAAGCGACCACACGCCGTTTTTGCAGGCCAAAATCCCCGGATTGCTCATGTGGCATTTTACCGATGTATTTTATCATACCGATGGCGACCGGCTCGACATGGTCTCTGCCGAAGAAATGAAGCACGTAGGAGTTAGTGCCCTGGTCACTGCTTACCTGCTCGCACAGGCCAACCGTCATACGGCTGTGGCGCTCATAAAAGACCTCGCTGAAAATGCCCGGCAGCGGCTGCGTACGGAATGTGGATTGAGCAAAGCAATCATTCAGCAGGGAGGCGATGCCGCCCGGGAAAAACATATCCTGGATGTATGGCGCGACTGGTACCTGACAGCCCTCGATAAAACAAGGGACATTGCGGTGAAAGGTGCTAATAACAGAATAGACAAGGCTATTAAACGGGCTCAGCAACAAGTACGTGAGGAAGCTGCCGCCTGTATTGCTCAATAA